The window GGCACCGGCGGTCCGGCCCCGAAGCCCTGGCCGACGCCCTGCTCACCGACCTGCTGTCCCCCACCGGCAACACCGACGACACCGCTCTGGTCGTCATCCGCCTCTGACCGACTCCGCCGCGCCCGGCCCGGCCGCGCGGGTCACGCGCCCGCGTCCGGGAGTTCGTACGTGCCGTACTCGGGGCGTCCTGCCAGGTCGTACGTGTGGATGGTCACGCCCGCGCCCGTGACCCGCGCCGCGGTGTGCCTGAACGCGGTCGGTAGGCCGCCGTCGGCGAAGAGACGGCGTCCGGCGCCGAGGACGACGGGGAACGACAGCAGGTGCACGGTGTCGACGAGGTCGAGCGCCAGGAGGGACCGCGCGAGGGCACCGCTGCCGTGGACCTGCACCTCGCCCCGGGTCTTGTCCTTGATGGCGGTGACCTCCTCGGCGAGGTCGCCGCGGATCACGGTGGTGCCGGCCCACTCGGGGTCCGTGAGGCTCGACGAGGCGACGTACTTCGGCAGGGAGTTGAGCTTCGTGGCGACCGGGTCGGCCGGGTCGGTCATCCTCGGCCAGTGCCCGGCGAAGATGTCGTAGGTGCGGCGGCCGAGCAGGAAGGCGCCCACGTCGGAGAAGACCTCGGTGACGAACCGCCCGAAGTCGTCGTCGCCGTAGGGGACGCTCCAGCCGCCCTGGGTGAAGCCGCCGCTGGGGTCCTCGGTGGGGCCTCCGGGGGCCTGGTGGACGCCGTCCAGGGTGATGAACGAGGTGAGAACGAGCTTGCCCATGACGGGTGCCTTCTTTCGCGCCGGATGTCCTGTCATCAGCTCAGACCCTCGGGGCGCCCGCAACTCATCGGTGAACTCGGTGTCCGTTCGCCGCCAGCGTCCCGGGGCCGTGGCCGCTGGGATGGGCACATGACCTCACAGACGACGACACAAGCAGGCATGACCGGAACAGTGGCCCTGGTGACCGGCGGCAGCCGCGGGATCGGCGCGGCGACGGCCGTACGGCTCGCCCGGGAGGGCGCCGACGTGGCCCTGACCTATGTGCGCGACAAGGACGCGGCGGACGACGTCGTCGGGCGGATCCGGGCGCTGGGGCGGCGGGCGCTCGCCCTCCGCGCGGACTCCGCCGACGCGGACGAGGCGTCGGCCGCCGTGGAGCGCGCCGCCGAGGGCCTCGGCGGACTCGACGTGCTGGTGAACAACGCGGGCGTCGGACTGCTCGGCCCCATCGAGAGCCTCTCTCTCGCCGACATCGACCGGGTCCTGGCCGTGAACGTACGAGGGGTGTTCCTCGCGTCCCGGGCGGCGGCGGCCCGGATGGGACCGGGCGGGCGGATCATCACCATCGGTACGTGCATGACGCAGCGCGTGCCGGGCCCCGGCGGCACCCTGTACGCCACCGGGAAGTCGGCGCTCGTCGGCCTGACGAAGGCCCTCGCGAGGGAGCTGGGCGAGCGCGGGATCACGGCGAACATCGTCCATCCCGGGCCGATCGACACGGACATGAATCCGGCCGACGGTCCGTATGCGGCGGGGCAGGCGGCGATGACCGCGGTGGGACGGTTCGGGACGGCCGACGAGGTCGCGTCCGCCGTGGCCTACCTGGCCGGCGCCGAGGCCGCGTACGTCACGGGAGCGGAGTTCTCGGTGGACGGGGGGCATGCGGCCTGACGCCGGCCGGACGGACGGAGGACACCCGCGGGACGGGCCGGGGCTCAGCCGCCGAGTTCCTGGTGGCGGGCCGTCAGGCGGGTCGCGCCGTCTTCCGTCAGGGCGCCGAACAGCCTGAGGCGGGAGATGCCGCCGTCGGGGAAGATGTCCACGCGGGCGTGCGTGCCGACGGCCGGGGCGGCGAGGACGAACCGGTGGTTCGTGTCGGGCTGGAGACGGGTCCGGGGCAGGACCTCCGTCCACTCGCCCTCCGAGCCGTCGCGCACGGAAACGGACGCCCAGCCCGCCGAGTTGCCCTTCAGGTAGGCCGTGTCGATCTCGATCGCGCGGATCTCGGACCGCGCGACGAGCTGGTAGCGGATCCAGTCGTTGCCCTGGTCGCGGCGCCGCCGGGTCTCCCAGCCGTCGTCCATCTTGCGGGAACGCCCCGGCTGGATGGTGTTCGTGGCGGGCGAGTAGAAGCGGTCGGACGCGTCCTCGACCTGGCCGCCGTTCTCCAGGGCGACCACGTCGAAGGTACCGAGGACCGCCAGCCAGCGCGGGTCCGGTACGACCTCGCCGTACACGCGAAGGCGCGCGATGCCGCCGTCGGGGTGCTGGTTGACGCGGAGATGGGTGATGCGCTGCTCGACATCGACGGCGAAGCCGTTGGCCGCGTGACCGCCGACCTCCGTACGGGGTACGAGAGTTGTCCACTTGACGTCGTCCGCGAGGAGTTCCTCGGGGGACGGGCAACCCGGTACCGACGTCCCCTCGACGGACACGGCCTGCGGGTAGTTGCCGCGGAAGTGGGCGGTGTCGACGACGATGCCGCGTACGACACCGGGAGCGCCGAGGCGTACGAGCGCCCAGTCGTGGTCGTCGGCGGTGGGCCACGGACGGCCGGCGGACGCACCGCGCCGGCGCCGGGTCTCCCAGCCGTCCATGATCTTGCCCTTGTGCCCGAAGTGCTCGGGGTCGAACTCCGCCCGCCCGGGCAGCAGCAGGTTCTCGCGCTGGGCGAAGAACTCGTCGTTGGCGGCGACGACCCCGGCGCCGAGCTGCCGGTCGGCGAGGTTGGCGTACCGGGCGAAGGGGAAGTCGGCGGTGCGGTGGTCCGCGTACGGGTCGCCGCCTCCGTAGGGGCTCGCGTCGCCGGTGAATCGAGCCAAAGCGGGTCGATGCTGCTCGGTCACGGTGATCAGGTCTTCCTTTCGGGGACGGCCACTGCGGGTGCGGGGGCGTTCGTGGACTGCGGGGTCGGGCTTCGGGTACGGACTACGGCCGCCGGGACAGGAGTTGCCCGCTCGGCTGGGTGAACTCGCCGTCGGACACGATGCGTTCGCCGCGCAGCCAGGTGGACCGGACGACACCGTGCAGGGTCCGGCCGGCGTAGGCGGTGATCCGGTTGCGGTGCTGGAGGGCCGCCGGATCGACGGTGAAGGTCTCGTCGGGTGCGAGCACCGCGAAGTCGGCGTCGCGGCCGGCCTCGATGGCGCCCTTGCGGTCGTCGAGGCCGACCAGTTCGGCCGTGCGCGAGGACATCCAGCGGACCACGTCCTCCAGGCCGTGTCCTCGTTTGCGGGCCTCGGTCCAGACGGCGGACAGGCTGAGCTGGAGCCCGGAGATGCCGCCCCACGCGGTCGCGAAGTCGTCGGTCTTCAGGTCGGCCGTCGACGGCGAGTGGTCGGTGACCACGCAGTCGATGGTGCCGTCGGCCAGTGCCTGCCACAGGAGATCCTGGTTCGCGGCCTCGCGGATGGGCGGGCAGCACTTGAACTCGCTGGCCCCGTCCGGGACTTCCTCGGCGGTGAGCGTCAGGTAGTGCGGACAGGTCTCCACCGTGAGGCGTACGCCCTCGCGCTTGGCGGCCGCGATCTGCGGCAACGCGTCGCTGGACGACAGGTGCAGTACGTGGACGCGTGCGTCGAGGCGCCTGGCCTGCGCGATGAGGTTCGCGACGGCGGTGTTCTCGGCGTCGCGCGGCCGCGAGGCGAGGAAGGCCGCGTACGCGACGGCCTCCCGCGGGCCCGGCTGGGGCGCGGCCGCCAGGTGGTGCGGGTCCTCGGCGTGCACGATGAGAAGGCCGTCGAATCCGGCGATCTCCGCGAGGGACTGGGCGAGTTGGTCCTGGTCCAGCTCGGGGAACTCGTCGACCCCCGAGGGCGACAGGAACGCCTTGAAACCGAAGACGCCCGCGTCGTGCAGCGGCCGCAGATCCTTGACGTTGCCGGGCAGGGCGCCGCCCCAGAACCCGAGGTCGATGTGCGCCTTGGGCCGGGCGACATCCCTCTTGGTGCGGAGGTGGTCGACCGTCGTGGTGGGAGGCAGCGAGTTGAGGGGCATGTCGACGAGCGTCGTGATGCCACCGGCCGCCGCGGCGCGCGTGGCGGTCCAGAAGCCCTCCCACTCCGTGCGGCCCGGGTCGTTGACGTGCACGTGGGTGTCCACGAGCCCGGGCAGCAGGACGTCGTCGCCGAAGTCCTCCAGCCGGGCCCCGGCGGGCACCTCGGCGTCGTGCGGGAGCACCGCCGTGATCTTTCCCGCGGCGACGGCGACCGAGGCGGCGCGCGTCCCTTCGGGAGTGATGACGCGCGTCGAGCGCAGGACCAGTTCGACCAGTGCGTCGTCGGACACCGGGACCCCTTTCCATGCCGGACGTCTCATCCCGCTGTTTACTTCCACGTAACGGAATTCAACGTTCTGTTGAAGGAGTCTTCACTCCGCACTCCATGCCGTCAAGGGTCGGCCTTCCGGCCGTCGTCGCGAGCGTCAACCCCTAGACGTTTCCACAAAGCGGAAATACACTTCCGTAGAGCAGAACTTAGCCACGCAGAGCCGTACAGTCAACCAACTGCCGGGTAGGCTTCCCACCTGCCTGCCCGTCTGAAAGGACCGCGCCCGTGCCGACGTCCAGCGACGCCCCTGCCGATGTCGCCGCCAAGCCAGCCGCCGGCGGCGGTGGCGTCCAGTCCCTCGAGCGCGCCTTCGACCTGCTGGAGCGGATGGCGGACGCGGGCGGCGAGGTCGGACTGAGCGAGCTCTCCGCGAGCAGCGGTCTGCCGCTGCCCACCATCCACCGCCTCATGCGCACCCTCGTGGCCTGCGGTTACGTGCGCCAGCAGACCAACCGGCGGTACGCGCTCGGACCGCGCCTGATCCGTCTCGGCGAGTCGGCGTCCAGGCTGCTCGGCACGTGGGCGCGCCCCTATCTGGCCCGCCTGGTCGAGGAGACCGGCGAGACGGCGAACATGGCCCTGCTCGACGGCGACGAGATCGTGTACGTGGCCCAGGTGCCGTCCAAGCACTCCATGCGGATGTTCACCGAGGTGGGCCGCAGGGTGCTGCCGCACTCCACCGGCGTCGGCAAGGCCCTGCTCGCCCACGTACCGGCCGACGAGGTGCGCGCCCTCCTGTCCCGTACGGGCATGCCCGCCGCCACCGAGAAGACGATCACGACACCGGACGGCTTCCTCGACGCCCTGGAGGAGGTGCGGCGCTCCGGCTACGCGGTGGACGACAACGAGCAGGAGATCGGGGTCCGCTGCCTCGCCGTCCCCGTGCCCGACTCGCCCACCGCCGCGGCCATTTCGATCTCCGGACCGGCCGGCCGCGTCACGGAGGCGGCCACGGAGCGGATCGTGCCCGTGCTCCAGCAGGTCGCGGTGGAGCTGTCGGCGGCGCTGGCGAGTTCGGGCCCCGGAACCTGACCGGGCCCGGCCGGCGAACTGCGCCCGACGGGCCTGCCCGGCAAGGGAGTTGACCGGCCCGGGAAGGCCGTCGCCCGGTCGGGCTCAGCGGCGCGGCGGCTCTCCGAAGAGGTCGACCGCGCTGCGAACGCCCGCGAGGCCCGCGGCCAGTGCGCTGACCGAGCCGATGGAACCGGCGACCAGGAGCAGCGATCGGCGCAGGCGCGGAGCCTCGGGGATGCCGCTGACGGCCATCGCGGCGAGCGCCGCCAGTTCGTCCTCGGCGATGCCGCGGTCCGGGAACTCGGCCGGAAGCGCGGCGAGTTCGCGACGCAGCCTGGACACCGCGGTCCGCAACTCCGTCACTCTCGGGTCCTCGTCGCTGCCGGTCACTGACCTCTGTCCCAAGCTCCGCAACACAGCTCTCCCCTTCGTACGCCGTCGCGCGCGAGACGCCCTCGCTCCCGCCGACCGTCCCGTGACGCTGGTCGGGCGCCGGGGACGCGGGCCAGTAAACGCCACCCGGTGCGGTGGACGCCACCGCGAGGACCGAAATTCAGACCCCGGACATCCTCTTCTCGCCCCGCGGTCAGGTATGCAGGAGGAATGACGCACAACCAGGACCAGGTCGCCGGGCTGCTCCTCGCCGCGGGCGGCGGCCGGCGCCTCGGCGGACGCCCCAAGGCCCTCCTCGAACACCGGGGGCGCCCGCTGGTGGAGCACGCGGTCGGAGTGCTGCGCGCCGCCGGCTGCGCCCGGGTCCACGTCGTGCTGGGGGCCCGGGCCGACACCGTACGGGAGCGGGCGGAGCTGCCCGGGTGCGTACTGGTGGACAACCCGGACTGGGAGGAGGGCATGGGCTCCTCGCTGCGGGCGGGACTGGAGTCCCTGCGGGGCACCGGAGCGGGCGCCGCTCTCGTGTCGCTGGTCGACCAGCCCGGCATCGGCCCCGAGGCGGTGGCCCGGCTCCTGGCCGCCCACCGGTCCCCCGCGACGCTCGCCTCGGCCTCCTACGAAGGCAGGCGCGGCCACCCCGTCCTCCTCGGCGCCGACCACTGGGCGGGGATCGCCGCGACTGCGACGGGCGACCGGGGGGCACGCGCCTACCTGAAGGAGCACGCGGACGCGATCACGCTCGTCGAGTGCGCGGACGTGGCACAGCCGTACGACATCGACACGGTGGCGGACCTCGCACACCTGGAACAGCACCCGGGGTGAACGGGGTGGCACCGAGCGCCACCTTCCCTCGACCCGGAGAATCTCGACATCAACAAATTATTGAACTTCCACCATGAGGAAACTAGTATCCACTGCTCAGAAGCGCCCGGCCCCTCCACGGGCATCCACCGCCGTACCCGGTCGACTGGCACCCGGTGCCACGCTCGCTGAAGGAAGTGACCGCTCATGTCCGCACCAGCGCCGTCCCCGCTGGCCATCGTCGACGCCGAGCCCCTGCCCCGGCAGGAGGAGGTCCTCACCGACGAGGCCCTCGCCTTCGTGGCCGAGTTGCACCGGCGGTTCACGCCCCGGCGTGACGAGCTTCTCGCCCTGCGCGCCGGGCGCCGCGCCGAGATCGCCCGCACCTCCACGCTCGACTTCCTCCCGGAGACCGCCGCGATCCGCGCGGACGACTCCTGGCGAGTGGCCCCGTCGCCCGAGGCCCTGAACGACCGCCGCGTCGAGATCACCGGGCCCACCGACCGCAAGATGACCATCAACGCCCTCAACTCGGGCGCCAGGATCTGGCTGGCGGACTTCGAGGACGCCTCCGCGCCGACCTGGGAGAACGTGGTCCTCGGCCAGGTGAACATGGCCGACGCGTACACCCGGAACATCGATTTCACGGACGAGCGCACCGGCAGGTCGTACGCCCTGAAGGCACCCGGGGAACTGGCCACGGTCGTGATGCGCCCGCGCGGCTGGCATCTGGACGAGCGCCACCTCGTCGACGCCGACGGCACCCCGGTCCCCGGCGCCCTCGTCGACTTCGGCCTGTACTTCTTCCACAACGCCCAGCGGCTGCTGGACCTCGGCAAGGGCCCGTACTTCTACCTGCCGAAGACGGAGTCGCACCTGGAGGCCCGCCTCTGGAACGAGGTGTTCGTCTTCGCGCAGGACCACGTCGGCATCCCGCAGGGCACCGTCCGCGCGACCGTCCTGATCGAGACGATCACGGCGGCGTACGAGATGGAGGAGATCCTCTACGAACTCCGCGACCACGCCTCGGGGTTGAACGCGGGCCGCTGGGACTACCTCTTCTCCATCGTCAAGAACTTCCGTGACGGCGGGCAGAAGTTCGTCCTCCCCGACCGCAACGCGGTGACGATGACGGCCCCGTTCATGCGCGCGTACACCGAACTGCTCGTCCGCACCTGCCACAAGCGGGGAGCGCACGCGATCGGCGGCATGGCCGCGTTCATCCCGTCCCGGCGGGACGAGGAGGTCAACAAGGTCGCCTTCGAGAAGGTCAAGGCCGACAAGGACCGCGAGGCGGGCGACGGATTCGACGGATCGTGGGTGGCCCACCCCGACCTGGTCCCGATCGCGATGGCGTCCTTCGACGCCGTGCTCGGCGACAAGCCGAACCAGAAGGACCGGCTGCGCGAGGACGTCGACGTCAAGGCGGCCGACCTGATCGCCGTCGACTCCCTGGAGGCCAGGCCCACGTACGACGGACTGGTCAACGCCGTCCAGGTCGGTATCCGCTACATCGAGGCCTGGCTGCGCGGCATGGGCGCCGTCGCGATCTTCAACCTGATGGAGGACGCGGCCACCGCGGAGATCTCGCGCTCGCAGATCTGGCAGTGGATCAACGCGGGCGTCGAGTTCGAGCACGACGGGCACACCGTGAAGGCGACGCCCGAGCTGACCCGGGAGATCGCGGCCCGGGAGCTGGCGGACATCCGCGCGGAGCTCGGCGAGGAGGCCTACGCGGCCGGTCGCTGGCAGCAGGCCCACGACCTGCTGCTGACAGTCGCGCTCGACGAGGACTACGCGGACTTCCTCACCCTGCCGGCCTACGAACAGCTGGCCGGCTGAGCGGGCCGCACCGCGCGTACTACCTCTCCGAGTGGCCCAGGGTCTTCCCCGGGGCCACTCGGTCGCGTACCAGGCGCTTCACGGCCGTCGGCTCGGGGAAACCCTGCTCACGGCGGTCCCAGATCACCTCGTCGTCGACGCGTACGACGAAGACGCCGCCGCTGCCCGGCTTGAGCGCGAGCTCGGTCAGCTCCTGCTCGAAGGTGGTGAGGAGCTCCTGGGCGAGCCACGCGGCCCGGGGCAGCCAGCGGCACTGGGTGCAGTACTCGATCTGCACGCGGTGCGGCCGCACCGTCGCTGCGGGCGTGTTCTCCGGTGTCATCCGAGGTGTACCGACCAATCCTGTTCCGCCGCCGGTTTGCCGTGCAGGTCGGGGACCCGCTTCAGCCAGTCCGGGCGGCCCCGCCGGGTCTTCGCCGCCCGGTGGGCGTCCTCGTCCGCGAGCTGTTCACGGGTGGGGAAGCCCGTGGGAAGCCAGGCCTCGGAGGCCCTCACCCGGGCCAGGAGGTATCCGACG of the Streptomyces aurantiacus genome contains:
- a CDS encoding IclR family transcriptional regulator, producing MPTSSDAPADVAAKPAAGGGGVQSLERAFDLLERMADAGGEVGLSELSASSGLPLPTIHRLMRTLVACGYVRQQTNRRYALGPRLIRLGESASRLLGTWARPYLARLVEETGETANMALLDGDEIVYVAQVPSKHSMRMFTEVGRRVLPHSTGVGKALLAHVPADEVRALLSRTGMPAATEKTITTPDGFLDALEEVRRSGYAVDDNEQEIGVRCLAVPVPDSPTAAAISISGPAGRVTEAATERIVPVLQQVAVELSAALASSGPGT
- a CDS encoding SDR family oxidoreductase, with translation MTSQTTTQAGMTGTVALVTGGSRGIGAATAVRLAREGADVALTYVRDKDAADDVVGRIRALGRRALALRADSADADEASAAVERAAEGLGGLDVLVNNAGVGLLGPIESLSLADIDRVLAVNVRGVFLASRAAAARMGPGGRIITIGTCMTQRVPGPGGTLYATGKSALVGLTKALARELGERGITANIVHPGPIDTDMNPADGPYAAGQAAMTAVGRFGTADEVASAVAYLAGAEAAYVTGAEFSVDGGHAA
- the allB gene encoding allantoinase AllB; translation: MRRPAWKGVPVSDDALVELVLRSTRVITPEGTRAASVAVAAGKITAVLPHDAEVPAGARLEDFGDDVLLPGLVDTHVHVNDPGRTEWEGFWTATRAAAAGGITTLVDMPLNSLPPTTTVDHLRTKRDVARPKAHIDLGFWGGALPGNVKDLRPLHDAGVFGFKAFLSPSGVDEFPELDQDQLAQSLAEIAGFDGLLIVHAEDPHHLAAAPQPGPREAVAYAAFLASRPRDAENTAVANLIAQARRLDARVHVLHLSSSDALPQIAAAKREGVRLTVETCPHYLTLTAEEVPDGASEFKCCPPIREAANQDLLWQALADGTIDCVVTDHSPSTADLKTDDFATAWGGISGLQLSLSAVWTEARKRGHGLEDVVRWMSSRTAELVGLDDRKGAIEAGRDADFAVLAPDETFTVDPAALQHRNRITAYAGRTLHGVVRSTWLRGERIVSDGEFTQPSGQLLSRRP
- a CDS encoding nucleotidyltransferase family protein; the protein is MTHNQDQVAGLLLAAGGGRRLGGRPKALLEHRGRPLVEHAVGVLRAAGCARVHVVLGARADTVRERAELPGCVLVDNPDWEEGMGSSLRAGLESLRGTGAGAALVSLVDQPGIGPEAVARLLAAHRSPATLASASYEGRRGHPVLLGADHWAGIAATATGDRGARAYLKEHADAITLVECADVAQPYDIDTVADLAHLEQHPG
- the aceB gene encoding malate synthase A, yielding MSAPAPSPLAIVDAEPLPRQEEVLTDEALAFVAELHRRFTPRRDELLALRAGRRAEIARTSTLDFLPETAAIRADDSWRVAPSPEALNDRRVEITGPTDRKMTINALNSGARIWLADFEDASAPTWENVVLGQVNMADAYTRNIDFTDERTGRSYALKAPGELATVVMRPRGWHLDERHLVDADGTPVPGALVDFGLYFFHNAQRLLDLGKGPYFYLPKTESHLEARLWNEVFVFAQDHVGIPQGTVRATVLIETITAAYEMEEILYELRDHASGLNAGRWDYLFSIVKNFRDGGQKFVLPDRNAVTMTAPFMRAYTELLVRTCHKRGAHAIGGMAAFIPSRRDEEVNKVAFEKVKADKDREAGDGFDGSWVAHPDLVPIAMASFDAVLGDKPNQKDRLREDVDVKAADLIAVDSLEARPTYDGLVNAVQVGIRYIEAWLRGMGAVAIFNLMEDAATAEISRSQIWQWINAGVEFEHDGHTVKATPELTREIAARELADIRAELGEEAYAAGRWQQAHDLLLTVALDEDYADFLTLPAYEQLAG
- the alc gene encoding allantoicase, which produces MTEQHRPALARFTGDASPYGGGDPYADHRTADFPFARYANLADRQLGAGVVAANDEFFAQRENLLLPGRAEFDPEHFGHKGKIMDGWETRRRRGASAGRPWPTADDHDWALVRLGAPGVVRGIVVDTAHFRGNYPQAVSVEGTSVPGCPSPEELLADDVKWTTLVPRTEVGGHAANGFAVDVEQRITHLRVNQHPDGGIARLRVYGEVVPDPRWLAVLGTFDVVALENGGQVEDASDRFYSPATNTIQPGRSRKMDDGWETRRRRDQGNDWIRYQLVARSEIRAIEIDTAYLKGNSAGWASVSVRDGSEGEWTEVLPRTRLQPDTNHRFVLAAPAVGTHARVDIFPDGGISRLRLFGALTEDGATRLTARHQELGG
- a CDS encoding SelT/SelW/SelH family protein, whose translation is MTPENTPAATVRPHRVQIEYCTQCRWLPRAAWLAQELLTTFEQELTELALKPGSGGVFVVRVDDEVIWDRREQGFPEPTAVKRLVRDRVAPGKTLGHSER
- a CDS encoding dihydrofolate reductase family protein; translated protein: MGKLVLTSFITLDGVHQAPGGPTEDPSGGFTQGGWSVPYGDDDFGRFVTEVFSDVGAFLLGRRTYDIFAGHWPRMTDPADPVATKLNSLPKYVASSSLTDPEWAGTTVIRGDLAEEVTAIKDKTRGEVQVHGSGALARSLLALDLVDTVHLLSFPVVLGAGRRLFADGGLPTAFRHTAARVTGAGVTIHTYDLAGRPEYGTYELPDAGA
- a CDS encoding DUF5955 family protein, translated to MLRSLGQRSVTGSDEDPRVTELRTAVSRLRRELAALPAEFPDRGIAEDELAALAAMAVSGIPEAPRLRRSLLLVAGSIGSVSALAAGLAGVRSAVDLFGEPPRR